Part of the Halobacteriovoraceae bacterium genome is shown below.
TTATAATCTCTTTGATAAAAACTATTCCAGGCCTCTTCAAATAAAATCTCCGGCCAAATATAAGACGATTTTGGCAAATTAAGATAAGATCTGTTCGCCAAATCATGTTTCTTAGCTGTGAACAATGTACGAGATTCACCGATAATGCAATAGTCGCGATTAATCTCCATTTCCCTTCTTCTATCTTTGTCTTTGAGGTCCCCAATCATTTTTTGAGATAATTCAACACAATCTTTGAAAGCGAGTAGAGCATTTTCATAACTTTCTTTCATTACATACAAACTTGCCTCTAAATGTAGCGCAAATGGCCGTATGGGGTGAACACGCGGTATTGCTGCATTCAAAGTATTGATTGATTCATCATATTTCCCTTGTCTAAAGAATTTCTTGGCCAAAATGTATTTTATCGTAGGAGATTTGCTTTTATTTAAAATCCTATCTGGTAAAATTTCAAATTGTGTGACACCTACTTTGGCAATTAATCTTTCAATAATTGGGTCAATTTCAGAGTGAACAATTTTTTTATTTGAGAATAAATATTCTTTTACAAATGGGACTGCAGATAAGTACATTTCTGAGTCCATCAAAGAGTTGGCAACTCTATGATAGTTTTGAGTTGAAGACCTTGAATCTTGATAATATCTCCATGCCTCCGTCACTGATGATAGGGCAGCTTGAGAGAAAAGGATTAAAGTAATTAAGGACAATATTATTTTCATTAAAAATGTATCCCCATCGAAGCCGTAAAGTCATAGTTACTATCCCAAATTTGAACTGAAGTATCAGAGGCCTTATCTGCGCGAAAGTGGTTTGTGGCCAAGTCTAATCTAAGATTAATTAATTCCGTAACGTAGAACTGTAGGGTTATCTGCCAAAGAAATGAATTATGTGTTTCAGATACACTTTCATTAAATAGGTCATTTC
Proteins encoded:
- a CDS encoding tetratricopeptide repeat protein — encoded protein: MKIILSLITLILFSQAALSSVTEAWRYYQDSRSSTQNYHRVANSLMDSEMYLSAVPFVKEYLFSNKKIVHSEIDPIIERLIAKVGVTQFEILPDRILNKSKSPTIKYILAKKFFRQGKYDESINTLNAAIPRVHPIRPFALHLEASLYVMKESYENALLAFKDCVELSQKMIGDLKDKDRRREMEINRDYCIIGESRTLFTAKKHDLANRSYLNLPKSSYIWPEILFEEAWNSFYQRDYNRALGKLVTYKAPILNFIFNPEIDVLRALSYMELCLWNDTKFVVDDFYQRYEKDYKNILELSKTHRNDYKYYYLLSKTFLDGKQRGNELLRNILKDITWDPAFRDLLQVYTSGLKEIEVLSSLKDLGFTRYLDKSLRETLKLQRDLIGAYVQKRIKVYELQMLKSFEGMSYIKLEILGRKKMGLYNRPLNNSRFRGNINNVVKTDRQYFWPFKGEFWADELGDYVFSLKSECI